The Campylobacter curvus genome includes the window AGGATTGCCATTACTGCACGCAAAGTGCTGGCACCAAGGCCGACATCAAGCGCTATAAGCTAAAAACTCCGGATCAAGTCGTAAGTGAGGCTAAAAAAGCATACGCAAACCACGCTTTGGGCTTTTGCCTGGTGACTAGCGGAGCGAGGCTCGATGATCAAAAGACCGAGCAAGTCGCTCGCATAGCAAGAGCCGTCAGTAAAGAGGTGCCAGAGCTTATGCTTATAGCTTGCAACGGTATGGCAAGCCTAGATCAGCTAAAAGAGCTCAAAAATGCGGGCGTTTTTAGCTACAACCATAACCTAGAAACCTCGCGGGAATTTTTCCCGAAAATCTGCACCACACACAGCTGGGACGAGCGCTGGCAGACGAATTTAGACGCCAAGGCTGCAGGGCTACAGCTTTGCTGTGGCGGTATCTACGGCATCGGCGAGAGTGAGGCCGATCGCGCTAGCTTTCGCGCCAGTCTAAAAGAGTTAGCTCCATTTTCCAGTCCGATAAATTTTTTCATCGCCAATCCCGCGCTCAAGATCGATACACCAAGGCTAAGCGTAGATGAGGCGCTAAAGATCGTAGACGATACCGCGCTAGCCCTGCCAAATGCGCGCATAATGATCGCAGGCGGACGCGAGGCCGTGCTTGGCGAGCG containing:
- a CDS encoding biotin synthase, whose protein sequence is MERLRKSNKKEISMKTIMLCAISSLSAGNCSEDCHYCTQSAGTKADIKRYKLKTPDQVVSEAKKAYANHALGFCLVTSGARLDDQKTEQVARIARAVSKEVPELMLIACNGMASLDQLKELKNAGVFSYNHNLETSREFFPKICTTHSWDERWQTNLDAKAAGLQLCCGGIYGIGESEADRASFRASLKELAPFSSPINFFIANPALKIDTPRLSVDEALKIVDDTALALPNARIMIAGGREAVLGERQYEIFDHGVSAVVIGDYLTTKGEESCKDIAKFKQMGFEFASKCH